AATATTTCGGAATGCTTCCTTTCCATTCTTTGTCAAATAGGGGTAAATTATTTCAAAAAGTAAATTACAATAATGTTTTAAGCCCTTATTAGGTTCGAAAGTCAATTGAAAATTGATCCAACTATCGCCCAAAATATTCATCCTTTTATATAGTCTTTGATATTCGTTTTCAAATTCTTGCGGTCTCAAAAGTTTTGATTTTACTAATGATTGAAACATATGCTGAAATTCCTCGCTCCGCCTCTGCATCAATTCTGTATAATGCGATTTAATACTTTTATTTTCCCTCATCAAATGGATAAAATCTATTAGGATAAATTTATACTTATACATTTTTTCCATGGTCTTTAGTGACATTTGATATAAGGTGGACAGTTCATTCTCTGCACTGTCTAATTCATTCATTTGCTGGTCCATTTCAGATACCAATTGAAAATATAAGGTTTCTATTATTTCTTCTTTCAATTTAAAATGATAATTAAGATTCCCCTGGCTTATGCTTAGCGCTTGTGCAATTTGCCTTAGACTAACATTCACCATTCCATATTCATTAAAAAGACCTAATGCTGCTTCAAGTATCTTTGCTCTTGTATCTTTCATTTTAGTAAACTTGACCTAAATATTTTAAATTAGTATATTTGACCTAAAAGTACAAAATATGATGGATATCGCAATAATTGGAGGAGGAATAGCTGGTCTAACTACCGCATTAGCCTTAAAACAGAAAGGTTTTTCAGCTACCGTTTATGAACGAGCTGATGAGCTTAATGAAATAGGTGCAGGTATTTGGATTCAGCCTAATGCGCTACAAGTATTGAATCATCTGGGCTTAAAAGAAGAATTACTGAATAGTGGAGTCCAACTTGATAGAGTTGATATAACCGATAATCAGTTGAGACCATTTAGCAAGGGAGGCAATATCGTTCAAGATCAAAAAGGGAATAAGATTGTTTCAATACACAGAGCCAGATTACATAAAATTCTATATGATAGCTTACCTAAGAATACAGTGAAATTAGATTGTGAATTAAAGTCCTTCACGCAAAATTCAGATGGCATTAAACTTGATTTTCATGATACTTCAGTTTCTGCGGATTTTGTGTTAGCTGCAGATGGCATTAATTCCAAGACCAGAAAGCAATTATTTCCCAAGTCATCTTTAAGGGACACTGGACAAACTTGTTGGAGGGGAATAGCAAATATGGCACTACCTGATCAGCTTCAAAACTTAGGACGTGAAGCCTGGGGAAATAATGTTAGGTTTGGATTTTCTCAAGTCTCAGAGGACTCAGTTTATTGGTTTGCAGTTGCTAAATCTGCACCTTTTATAAAAGACGATTTACCACAACTCAAAGATAAATTGAAGACGATGTTTGAATCTTTTCATCCAATAGTGAATCAGATCATCACGGAAACAGAAGAGCAGAAAATAATTAGAGGAGATTTACTGGATTTGAAAAGATTAGATCGATGGCATTCCCAAAATATTTGTTTATTGGGAGATGCAGCACATGCTACCACTCCCAATATGGGGCAAGGAGCTGGACAGGGGATTGAAGACGCCTACACAATAGCTGAGTTGTTTTCAAAATATTCGGCTACACCTCAGCTTTTTGAGCAATTTGAAAAAGTAAGGCGTGACAAAGTGGATTATGTGGTAAATAACTCCTGGCGATTTGGAAAAATGGCACATAGCAGAGCGGGAAAGCTTCTGTTAAAAAGTATTGTGAAGTTAACACCTGAAAAGATCATGAAAAAGCAATTGGAAAAACTTTATAAACTACCGCAAATAAAGTAGGTTGAAACAAAAAAAGCTATTTTAAAAGAGAAGTCAAAATAGACTATTTCTATCCCGACTTCCTAAATTCCTTTAAAACAGCTTTCTTTTTTGATTTAGTGACGTTATACCGTCATGATTTCTTTTTCCTTATGCTCGAGGATATCATCAATCTTTTTAGTGTAATCGTTGGTTAATGTTTGAACCTTATCTTCTCCTCTTTTGACGTCATCCTCAGATGTACCTTCTTTTTGAAGTTGCTTAAGTTGATCATTAGCATCTTTTCTTGCATTACGAATAGATATTTTCCCATCTTCAGCCTCATTTTTGGCTTGCTTCGATAAGGCAATCCTTCTTTCCTCTGTAAGTGGTGGGATGTTTATTCTAACAATTTCACCATCATTTTGAGGAGTGAATCCTAAATCGCTATTGATAATGGCCCTTTCTATTTCTCCAATGATGTTTTTCTCCCATGGCTTAATAATAATGGATCGTGCATCTGGCGTACTGATAGATGCAACTTGGCTAATAGGAGTGTCATTATTATAGTAATCTACCATTAGACCATCAAGCATGGCAGGGGAGGACTTCCCAGCTCTTATTTTTTGTAAATTGCTTTTTGTATGCTGAATGGCTTTCTCCATCAGCTCCTTCGTTTCGTCCAATATTAAATCTATTTCTTCCATTGGTTTTTAATTTTGAGAGTTTATTAAGGTGCCTACATTTTTTCCGTTAATGAGGTCATATAAGTTACCCTCTTTATTCATGTCAAATACAATAATAGGCAAATTGTTTTCTTGGCAAAGGGTAAATGCTGTCATATCCATTACGTTCAGTCCTTTTTCATACACTTCTTGGAAAGTAATGTTGGAATATCGCGTAGCATCTGCATCCTTTTCAGGATCAGCAGTATAAACACCATCTACTCTAGTTCCTTTTAATACAACATCAGCTTCGATTTCAATAGCTCTTAAACTGGCTGTAGAATCAGTAGTGAAATATGGATTTCCGATTCCAGCACCAAAAATTACTACACGGCCTTTCTCAAGATGGCGGATAGCTCTCCTCCTAATAAAAGGCTCACAAACTTGTTCCATATTGATTCCGGACATTAAACGCGTGAACATCCCATGATTTTCTAAAACGCCCTGAACTGCCATCCCATTAATAACAGTTGCAAGCATTCCCATGTAATCTCCTTGTACTCTATCGATTCCTGCAGCTTCTGCTTGAATTCCTCTAAAAATATTTCCACCCCCAATCACTATTGCTACTTCAATTCCCTGATCGTGAATTTTTTTAATTTCTGTTGCATATTGAGCTAAACGTTTTGAGTCAATGCCGTAACCTTCATCACCCATAAGTGCCTCACCACTTAGTTTCAATAGAATGCGTTTGAATTTCATAAGCTAAATTGTTGCTGTCCCTTTAAAAGTCTATACTAATTATATCTAAAATCAATGCAATTACTCAATTGTACTCAAATAATTAAAATTGAATGATCAACTGATTTTTCTCCACACTATCGCCTTTCTGCGCCTTGATGTCGGTTATTATACCGTCACCAGCTGCCTTAATAACGTTCTCCATCTTCATTGCCTCCAATATCAACAATGGGTCACCCTTTTTTACCTCATCACCCGGAGACACCATGATGTCTATGATAAGTCCAGGCATGGGTGCCTTTACATCGTTCATTTGGTTTTGATCCAAATCACTTATCCCCATTTCTTCTAGAAGTAAATCCATTTTATCTTTCAATTCCAATTCAATGATTTTACCATTTAATTGCAATTTAAAAGTTTTGCTCTCATAGTCAATTTCTACCAGGTGAGCATTAAATGTTTGATTATGATAAATGATATGGAAGGATTGATCATCAGTTTTACTTAAATCCCAATCGACTTTAGAATCGTCTATAAAAATATCACCATCTTTGGTTGACAGCTTATATTCTTTTTCTGACTGACTGAATTTTATTTCGTACATAACTAAAATTTGACACGAAGATAGGAACACATATTAAATTTTACACATTTCATTTTAATTTTAGCAGTGAATAACTGATTTTTTTTGCTTTACATCTTTCTCAATGTTTTAAAATTCATCGTACTAAACCCTGTTATCATTCTCGGAAAGAATTTAAAAAATAATTTCTATTTATTTTATGTTATAAAAGTCTGATAAACAGAGGATAGCAATAGCATTTAATTTATGTTTGAAAAAAAACAATCTTTTTTGTCAGTAAAGTTTGATAAAATATAAAATCCATATAATTTTGCACTTCCTAAAACGAAAAGGATTTAGGAAATGCTTATTGAAACCATTGGGGGAATACCAAAGCGGCCAACTGGGACGGACTGTAAATCCGTTGTCTTTCGACTTCACAGGTTCGAATCCTGTTTCCCCCACTTTGTAATCCGAAGCTTTGGCAAAGGATTACAATTTGATTGAAATGATATCTGTATTTTTTAAGATTGATTTTCGTTAAACAAGCGGGAGTAGCTCAGTTGGTAGAGCGGCAGCCTTCCAAGCTGCAGGTCGCGGGTTCGAGCCTCGTCTCCCGCTCTATAATACAATAGGCATTTCGGTGTAAATTAAGGCAGAACGGAAACGTCACTGCCTTTGTTAGGATGTGCCTGTAAGGGCACTGAATGATTTCAAGCCGATGTAGCTCAGGGGTAGAGTGCTTCCTTGGTAAGGAAGAGGTCGGGGGTTCAAATCCCCTCGTTGGCTCAATCAGTGTTATTGAATAAATATATTATAAATTTTAACTAAACTGAGGATTTTTCAAATATGGCTAAAGAAACCTTTGACCGTTCGAAACCACACGTGAATATCGGTACTATCGGACACGTGGATCATGGTAAAACTACATTAACTGCTGCAATCTGTAAAGTATTGTCTGATAAAGGATTTGCAGAGATGAGAGACTTCTCATCTATCGATAATGCTCCTGAAGAAAAAGAAAGGGGTATTACAATTAACTCTTCACACGTTGAGTATGCAACTGCTAACCGTCACTATGCGCACGTTGACTGTCCAGGTCACGCGGATTACGTGAAAAACATGGTTACTGGTGCTGCACAAATGGATGGTGCTATCTTAGTGGTTGCCGCTACTGATGGTCCAATGCCACAAACTCGTGAGCACATCCTTTTAGCTCGTCAGGTAGGTGTTCCTGCTGTTGTTGCTTTCTTAAACAAAGTAGATTTAGTAGACGATGAGGAGTTATTAGAATTAGTTGAAATGGAAGTAAGAGAATTACTTTCTTTCTACGACTTCCCAGGTGATGATTTACCTGTAGTTTCTGGTTCTGCTCTTGGTGCACTTAACGGTGAAGCAGAGTGGGTTGAGAAAATTGACGAGTTAATGCAAGCTGTTGATGACTATATTCCATTACCAGAAAGATTAACTGACAAAGATTTCTTAATGCCAGTTGAGGATGTATTCTCTATTACTGGTCGTGGTACTGTTGCAACAGGTAGAATCGAAAGAGGTGTTATAAACTCTGGCGATCCTGTTGACTTGATCGGTATGGGAGCTGAAGGTCTTAAATCAACTGTTACTGGTGTTGAGATGTTCCGTAAAATATTAGATAGAGGTGAAGCTGGTGATAACGTAGGTCTTTTGTTAAGAGGTATTGAAAAAGCTCAAATCAAAAGAGGTATGATTATTTGTAAGCCAGGTTCTGTAAACCCACATGCTCATTTTAAAGCTGAGGTTTATGTTCTTTCTAAAGATGAAGGTGGACGTCACACTCCATTCTTTAACAAATATCGTCCACAGTTCTACTTGAGAACAACTGATGTTACTGGCGAAATCAAACTTCCTGAAAACGTGGAGATGGTTATGCCGGGTGATAACGTAACTATCGAAGTTAACTTGATTAACAAAGTAGCTTGCGAAAAGGGTTTACGTTTCGCTATCCGTGAAGGTGGTAGAACAGTAGGTGCCGGACAGGTAACTGAAATCTTAGACTAATATTTAAGATATATAAAATAAATTAAACGATGCGCTCTCGAAAAATTGGGAGCGCATTTGTTTCTTATAAAACTTTTATCTACCTTTGCAGACCATTTTGAGTTGCATTGGTAATACGGGTGTAGCTCAATTGGTAGAGTAGTGGTCTCCAAAACCATTGGCTGGGGGTTCGAGTCCCTCCACCCGTGCAATTTTAACACATTAAAGAGATGCAAAAACTAAGTTTATTCTTAAAAGAATCGTGGTCAGAAATGCGATATAAAGTGACTTGGCCGCCTTACAGCAAGCTACAGAATAGTTCTATTCTGGTATTAGTTGGAGCTTTGATTTTTGCCCTATTAATTGGTGTTATAGATTTGGCATTTGATAATGCGATGGAGTGGTTTTATAATGCATTTTAGCATTTAAGATATATTGAGATAATGTCAGAATTTAAATGGTATGTTTTACGGGTAATAAGTGGACAAGAGAAGAAGATTAAAACTTATCTTGAAAATGAGATTGCTCGACAAAAAATAGAAGATTTTATTCCTCAGATTCTTATCCCTACTGAAAAGGTTTACGAAATGAGGAACGGTAAAAAACGAGTTAGGGAAAAGAATTTTTTTCCTGGTTATGTTTTTGTATCGGCTGATATTTCTCATGGAGAAGCGCATCACGTCATCACAAGTATTCCGGGGGTGATCGGATTCTTGGGAGGACAAGGTGATGAGAAAGAGCCGGTTCCTTTACGACAAAATGAAGTGAACCGTATATTAGGAAAAGTGGATGAAACTGAAGAGATGGATGAGAAGCTGAGTACTCCTTATATAGTAGGGGAATCAGTGAAAGTGATGGATGGTCCTTTCAGTGGGTTTACCGGATCCGTTGAGGAGGTTTTTGAAGAAAGAAAGAAACTTAACGTAATGGTTAAGATCTTCGGAAGAAATACTCCTGTGGAATTAAATTACATGCAAGTAGAAAAAACAGAATAGCAAGATGGCTAAGGAAATAAGTGGATATCTGAAATTACAGATTAAAGGGGGAGCTGCAAATCCGTCACCTCCCGTTGGTCCTGCATTAGGTAGTAAAGGACTTAACATAATGGAGTTCTGTAAGCAATTTAATGGAAGAACTCAAGAAAAGGCTGGGCAAGTATTGCCGGTTGTAATCACAATTTACAAAGACAAATCTTTTGACTTTGTGATTAAAACACCACCAGCCCCGGTACTTTTATTGGATGCTTCTAAGAAGAAGAAAGGTTCTGCTGAGCCTAACCGAAATAAGGTTGGTTCTGTGACTTGGGATCAGGTGAAAGAAATTGCTGAGACCAAAATGTCTGATTTGAATGCTTTTAAAATCGAATCAGCCATGCGACAAGTTGCAGGTACTGCAAGAAGTATGGGTATAAAAGTTACAGGAAAAGCTCCTTGGAATTCTTAAAATAAAGGAAAATGGCAAAGCTTACTAAAAATCAAAAAATTGCAGCAGAGAAGTTAGACTCTACAAAAGCTTATGCTTTAAGTGAGGCTTCAGCGCTTGTGAAAGAAATTACAACAACCAAGTTTGATGCTTCTGTTGACCTTGATATAAGATTGGGTGTAGATCCTCGTAAAGCCGACCAAATGGTTAGGGGTGTTGTTGCACTTCCTCATGGTACAGGTAAAGATGTGAAAGTATTGGCTTTAGTTACTCCTGATAAAGAGCAGGAAGCTAAAGATGCTGGAGCTGATTATGTAGGGTTAGACGACTATATCAAGAAGATTGAAGGTGGTTGGACAGATATTGATATTATCGTAACTATGCCTACTGTTATGGCAAAAGTAGGTAGGTTAGGTAAGGTGCTAGGACCAAGAGGTCTGATGCCGAATCCAAAATCAGGAACTGTTACGCTTGATGTTGGAAAGGCGGTTCAAGAGGTAAAGTCGGGTAAAATCGATTTTAAAGTGGACAAGTTCGGGATTATTCATGCTAGTATCGGTAAAGCTTCCTTCTCGCAAGAGAAAATTACTGAAAACGCTAACGAATTAATTCAAACTTTAGCGAAGCTGAAACCAGCTTCATCTAAAGGTACGTATTTCATGAGTATGACCATGTCATCTACGATGAGCAAGGGAATCTCAATTGATAAAAACTCTATAGCTGGAATTTAATATGAATAGAAAAGAAAAAGGACAACTTATAGAGGAACTTACAGAAAAATTTACGGAATTTCCGCACTTTTATCTGGCTGATGGTTCAGGGATGAGTGTTGCACAAACCAATGCTTTTCGTCAACTATGTTTCGAAAAAGGTTTGGAATACAAAGTAGTTAAGAATTCCTTGATACAAAAAGCATTGGAGAAGCAGGAAGAAGATTATTCTGCAATGTTTAAATCATTAAAAGGTTTCTCAGGGATACTTTTTTCTCCTGAAGTAGGTAATGCACCTGCCAAGGCGATTAAAGAATTTCATAAGAAAAACGACACAGAAAGGCCTTTATTCAAAGCTGCTGCTATAGATACTGATATATATGTTGGTGCAGAGCACTTAACTCCACTTAGCGAATTGAAGTCTAAGACAGAAATGATTGGCGATATTGTAGGTTTACTACAGTCTCCTGCCAAAAATGTTATTTCTGCGCTTCAGAGTGGTGGTCACAAAGTATCAGGATTAGTAAAAGCGCTTGAAGAAAGAGCACAATAATTAACAAATTACTAGAACAAAATCATTAAAATTTAAATAACACAATCATGGCTGATATCAAAGCAATTGGAGATCAATTAGTAGAATTAACAGTAAAAGAAGTTAATGAACTTGCTGATTACCTTAAAGAAACACACGGTATCGAACCTGCTGCGGCAGCAGCGCCTGTTATGGCAGCTGGTGGTGCTGGCGGTGGAGATGCAGCGGAAGAAAAAACATCTTTTGATGTTGTATTAACTTCTGCTGGTGCTGCTAAATTACAAGTAGTTAAAGCTGTTAAAGAATTGACAGGTTTAGGCTTGAAAGAAGCAAAAGAATTAGTTGACGGTGCTCCAAAAGCAGTAAAAGAAGGAGTAGCTAAAGACGAAGCAGAGGCGCTTAAAAAGCAACTTGAAGAAGCTGGAGCAGAAGTTGAATTGAAGTAATAAGTTGATCCTGAAAGGATTAACTGATTTCTGCCCAAGAAATTAGGCCTGGTCCCCGATGATGTTAATGCATTTTCGTGGTCAGGTCTTTTCCTGTTTGTACTAATTTATGAAACAGGATAGTGCATAAAATGCACATTATAGATTTACAATAACTTTAAATATTCAGAGCCTTGGCTAATATAAATCAATCTGAAAGAATCAATTTCTCGTCTATTAAAACAGTAATTGATTATCCTGATTTCCTTGATGTTCAACTCCAATCTTTCCAGGATTTTTTCCAATTGGAAACTCCCGCTGAAAAAAGAGCTGAAGAAGGAATTTTTAAAGTATTTCAAGAAAACTTTCCAATCTCAGATTCTAGAGAGAATTTTGTTTTGGAATTTGTTGACTATCTTGTTGATCCACCAAAATATGATATTGATGGATGTATTGATAGAGGATTAACTTATTCTGTTCCTTTGAAAGCAAAACTTCGGTTGATTTGCAATGATGAGGATAATGAAGACTTTGAAACAATTGAGCAAGAGGTGTTTTTGGGTAATATCCCATACATGACCGAAAAGGGCTCATTTATCATTAATGGTGCTGAACGTGTAATTGTATCTCAGTTGCACAGGTCACCAGGTGTTTTCTTTGCCCAAAGTAAACATACAAACGGAACCAAATTATATTCTGCAAGAATTATACCTTTTAAAGGATCTTGGATAGAATTTGCGACTGACGTTAATAATGTCATGTACGCATATATCGACAGAAAGAAAAAATTCCCAGTTACTACTTTATTACGTGCTATTGGGTACGGTTCTGATAAGGATATCCTAGATCTTTTTAATCTTTCTGAAGAAGTGGATGGTACTAAAGCTGCGCTTAAAAAGGTGATTGGCCGTAAATTGGCAGCAAGGGTTCTAAAAACTTGGACGGAAGATTTCGTAGACGAAGATACTGGGGAAGTAGTATCTATTGACAGAAACGAGGTCTTGCTAGAAAGGGATTCCGTTATTGAGGAAGAAGATATAGAATTGATTATAGATGCAGGGGTTAAATCCATCATTCTTCATAGAACTGATGTGAATATTACTGACTACAGCATTGTTTATAATACACTTCAAAAGGACAACTCTAACTCAGAGAAAGAAGCGGTTGAACAGATTTATCGTCAACTGCGTAATACTGAGGCTCCTGATGAAGCAACAGCAAGAGAAATTATACAAAATCTTTTCTTTTCTGAGAAAAGATATGACTTAGGTGAGGTTGGGAGATATAGAATCAATAAAAAATTAGGATTAGATATTGATGCTGAAACTAAAGTATTGACGAAAGTGGATATTATCCATATTGTGAAATACTTAATCGGATTGATTAATTCTAAAGCAATTGTTGATGATATTGATCACCTTAGTAATAGAAGAGTTAGAACAGTAGGGGAACAATTGTACGCTCAGTTTGGAGTTGGTTTAGCTAGAATGGCTAGAACTATTAGAGAAAGAATGAACGTTAGAGATAATGAAGACTTCAAGCCTGTTGATTTGATCAACGCTAGGACTTTATCTTCTGTTATTAATTCTTTCTTTGGAACCAACCAATTATCTCAGTTCATGGATCAAACGAATCCATTATCAGAGGTTACACACAAAAGAAGAATGTCAGCTTTAGGGCCTGGTGGTCTTTCTAGGGAGCGTGCAGGATTTGAGGTTCGTGATGTTCATTATACTCACTACGGCAGGCTTTGTACCATTGAAACACCAGAAGGTCCCAATATTGGATTGATTTCATCTCTTTGTGTTCATGCCAAAGTAAATAGCATGGGCTTCATTGAAACGCCTTACAGAAAAGTTGAAGGCGGTAAAGTGGATATGAGTGGTAATGTACTATACCTTACAGCTGAAGAGGAAGATGATCACAACATTGCACAGGCTAATGCACCAATTGATGATGGAGGAAAATATCTGAATGATAGAGTTAAAGCTAGATTTGAAGGTGATTTCCCTGTTCTAGAGCCGAAAGAGCTTTCGTACATGGATATAGCGCCTAACCAAATTGTATCAGTTGCAGCATCTATGATTCCTTTCTTGGAGCATGATGATGCAAACAGAGCTTTGATGGGTTCAAACATGCAGCGTCAAGCAGTTCCATTATTAAGACCAGAAGCGCCAATCGTTGGTACGGGTCTTGAAGGAAGAGTTGCCAGTGACTCTAGATCTATGATAGTAGCAGAAAAAGACGGAGTTGTTACTTTTGTTGATGCAACGAAGATCGTGATCAAGTATGATATGAACGATGAGGAGCAATTGGTTTCTTTTGAAGATGATGAGAGAGTTTATGATTTAATCAAATTCAGGAGAACAAACCAAAATACTACTATCAATCTTAGATCAATAGTTTATAAAGGAGACAGAGTTACCAAAGGACAAATCCTTTGTGATGGTTATGCTACTGAAAAAGGAGAATTGGCCATTGGACGTAATATGAAGGTGGCATTTATGCCATGGCAAGGTTACAACTTTGAGGATGCAATTGTAATTTCCGAAAGAGTAGTACGAGAAGATATATTTACTTCAATTCATATCGAAGAATTTGAATTAGAAGTTAGAGATACTAAGCGAGGTGAAGAAGAACTTACTTCTGAAATTCCAAATGTCAGTGAAGAGGCAGTTAAAAACCTCGATGAAAATGGAATCATCAGAACAGGTACTGAAATCAAAGAAGGAGATATTTTAATTGGTAAAATAACACCTAAAGGTGAAACGGATCCAACTCCTGAAGAAAAGCTTTTAAGAGCAATCTTTGGTGACAAAGCCGGTGACGTCAAAGATGCATCAATGAAAGCATCTCCTTCCTTAAGAGGTGTTGTTATCGATACTAAGTTATTTGCTAGACACAAAAAAGATAAAGACGGGAGAGCTGATGCTAAGAAAGAGGTAGTTGTTCTTGCTAAGGAATATAGCCGCCAGTTATTGAAATTAAGAAATCTGAAAATTGAGAAGTTAGCTACTTTGCTTGAAGGAAAGACTTGTCAAGGTATCAAACATAAGTTTGGTGATGAGATAATGAGCAAAGGTGTTAAGTTCTCTAAAACTAACATTGAAAAGAACTTATTCCCTGAGAAGAATATTTACAGAGATGAAAGTAACTACAATGTACCAGAAGAGGTGAATTTGATTTCTGACTTAATCCTTGATAATTGGACTAATGATGACAATACAAATAAGCTTATCGTTGATTTAGTAAGAAATTACAACAAGAGAAGAAACGAAATAGCTGGTAAGTTCAAAAGAGAAAGGTTTACTATAGAGGTAGGAGATGAATTACCGGCAGGTATAGTTCAGCTTGCTAAAGTTTATGTTGCTAAAAAACGTAAATTGAAAGTAGGTGATAAAATGGCTGGTCGTCACGGAAACAAAGGTGTTGTAGCCAAAATTGTTCGTGACGAAGATATGCCATTCTTGGAAGACGGAACACCGGTTGATATTGTATTGAACCCATT
This is a stretch of genomic DNA from Marivirga harenae. It encodes these proteins:
- the nusG gene encoding transcription termination/antitermination protein NusG, yielding MSEFKWYVLRVISGQEKKIKTYLENEIARQKIEDFIPQILIPTEKVYEMRNGKKRVREKNFFPGYVFVSADISHGEAHHVITSIPGVIGFLGGQGDEKEPVPLRQNEVNRILGKVDETEEMDEKLSTPYIVGESVKVMDGPFSGFTGSVEEVFEERKKLNVMVKIFGRNTPVELNYMQVEKTE
- the rplA gene encoding 50S ribosomal protein L1, which codes for MAKLTKNQKIAAEKLDSTKAYALSEASALVKEITTTKFDASVDLDIRLGVDPRKADQMVRGVVALPHGTGKDVKVLALVTPDKEQEAKDAGADYVGLDDYIKKIEGGWTDIDIIVTMPTVMAKVGRLGKVLGPRGLMPNPKSGTVTLDVGKAVQEVKSGKIDFKVDKFGIIHASIGKASFSQEKITENANELIQTLAKLKPASSKGTYFMSMTMSSTMSKGISIDKNSIAGI
- the pyrH gene encoding UMP kinase encodes the protein MKFKRILLKLSGEALMGDEGYGIDSKRLAQYATEIKKIHDQGIEVAIVIGGGNIFRGIQAEAAGIDRVQGDYMGMLATVINGMAVQGVLENHGMFTRLMSGINMEQVCEPFIRRRAIRHLEKGRVVIFGAGIGNPYFTTDSTASLRAIEIEADVVLKGTRVDGVYTADPEKDADATRYSNITFQEVYEKGLNVMDMTAFTLCQENNLPIIVFDMNKEGNLYDLINGKNVGTLINSQN
- the tuf gene encoding elongation factor Tu, with the translated sequence MAKETFDRSKPHVNIGTIGHVDHGKTTLTAAICKVLSDKGFAEMRDFSSIDNAPEEKERGITINSSHVEYATANRHYAHVDCPGHADYVKNMVTGAAQMDGAILVVAATDGPMPQTREHILLARQVGVPAVVAFLNKVDLVDDEELLELVEMEVRELLSFYDFPGDDLPVVSGSALGALNGEAEWVEKIDELMQAVDDYIPLPERLTDKDFLMPVEDVFSITGRGTVATGRIERGVINSGDPVDLIGMGAEGLKSTVTGVEMFRKILDRGEAGDNVGLLLRGIEKAQIKRGMIICKPGSVNPHAHFKAEVYVLSKDEGGRHTPFFNKYRPQFYLRTTDVTGEIKLPENVEMVMPGDNVTIEVNLINKVACEKGLRFAIREGGRTVGAGQVTEILD
- a CDS encoding acetyl-CoA carboxylase biotin carboxyl carrier protein subunit, yielding MYEIKFSQSEKEYKLSTKDGDIFIDDSKVDWDLSKTDDQSFHIIYHNQTFNAHLVEIDYESKTFKLQLNGKIIELELKDKMDLLLEEMGISDLDQNQMNDVKAPMPGLIIDIMVSPGDEVKKGDPLLILEAMKMENVIKAAGDGIITDIKAQKGDSVEKNQLIIQF
- the rplK gene encoding 50S ribosomal protein L11 yields the protein MAKEISGYLKLQIKGGAANPSPPVGPALGSKGLNIMEFCKQFNGRTQEKAGQVLPVVITIYKDKSFDFVIKTPPAPVLLLDASKKKKGSAEPNRNKVGSVTWDQVKEIAETKMSDLNAFKIESAMRQVAGTARSMGIKVTGKAPWNS
- the rplL gene encoding 50S ribosomal protein L7/L12; translation: MADIKAIGDQLVELTVKEVNELADYLKETHGIEPAAAAAPVMAAGGAGGGDAAEEKTSFDVVLTSAGAAKLQVVKAVKELTGLGLKEAKELVDGAPKAVKEGVAKDEAEALKKQLEEAGAEVELK
- a CDS encoding TetR/AcrR family transcriptional regulator, coding for MKDTRAKILEAALGLFNEYGMVNVSLRQIAQALSISQGNLNYHFKLKEEIIETLYFQLVSEMDQQMNELDSAENELSTLYQMSLKTMEKMYKYKFILIDFIHLMRENKSIKSHYTELMQRRSEEFQHMFQSLVKSKLLRPQEFENEYQRLYKRMNILGDSWINFQLTFEPNKGLKHYCNLLFEIIYPYLTKNGKEAFRNISNLKFQ
- the secE gene encoding preprotein translocase subunit SecE codes for the protein MQKLSLFLKESWSEMRYKVTWPPYSKLQNSSILVLVGALIFALLIGVIDLAFDNAMEWFYNAF
- the rplJ gene encoding 50S ribosomal protein L10, producing MNRKEKGQLIEELTEKFTEFPHFYLADGSGMSVAQTNAFRQLCFEKGLEYKVVKNSLIQKALEKQEEDYSAMFKSLKGFSGILFSPEVGNAPAKAIKEFHKKNDTERPLFKAAAIDTDIYVGAEHLTPLSELKSKTEMIGDIVGLLQSPAKNVISALQSGGHKVSGLVKALEERAQ
- a CDS encoding FAD-dependent oxidoreductase codes for the protein MMDIAIIGGGIAGLTTALALKQKGFSATVYERADELNEIGAGIWIQPNALQVLNHLGLKEELLNSGVQLDRVDITDNQLRPFSKGGNIVQDQKGNKIVSIHRARLHKILYDSLPKNTVKLDCELKSFTQNSDGIKLDFHDTSVSADFVLAADGINSKTRKQLFPKSSLRDTGQTCWRGIANMALPDQLQNLGREAWGNNVRFGFSQVSEDSVYWFAVAKSAPFIKDDLPQLKDKLKTMFESFHPIVNQIITETEEQKIIRGDLLDLKRLDRWHSQNICLLGDAAHATTPNMGQGAGQGIEDAYTIAELFSKYSATPQLFEQFEKVRRDKVDYVVNNSWRFGKMAHSRAGKLLLKSIVKLTPEKIMKKQLEKLYKLPQIK
- the frr gene encoding ribosome recycling factor: MEEIDLILDETKELMEKAIQHTKSNLQKIRAGKSSPAMLDGLMVDYYNNDTPISQVASISTPDARSIIIKPWEKNIIGEIERAIINSDLGFTPQNDGEIVRINIPPLTEERRIALSKQAKNEAEDGKISIRNARKDANDQLKQLQKEGTSEDDVKRGEDKVQTLTNDYTKKIDDILEHKEKEIMTV